The Salminus brasiliensis chromosome 14, fSalBra1.hap2, whole genome shotgun sequence genome contains the following window.
CAATGTAGAATATCAGTGTTATCAGCACAAGTAGCCAagtagctgtgttttttttaaatactgggtcatgctgcttgccgtcagtagccagagcctgagagagcacaattgacctttCTCTGGTCATGCGTCAGAGCTGGGTTCCCGGCTGTATCAGTCCcttcccagtgtcgggagcttTACAAGTGAATGTTCTTAAATCCTCATGATTGCTTTAGTGTAAATAgctggggctaaactgctgctttTATGTCAATTAAGTAAGGACAAACTGGGTTTTCATGATCCAGGACTTTTAAAAGATAGTTTTTAATAATGCCATATCTTGTTTTAATATGTTATTCTATGGAATTTGGTGAAATTTTATTTTGTAGGAATCCATTTCAAAAGGTGTTGTTTAAGAGCCATTTTCCCCTCAGCCAAAGTTTCTGTGGGCGGGATCAATAGAAATGGGAGTCCAGCAAGTGTTTATGCTTGATGCCAGGATGTGGAGCCACCAGCCATGACCTGATTTAGCAGTAGCTGGCTTGTGCTTTAATTTGTAATGAAGTCTGGCAGCAGGGACTGGGGCCACTCCTCACCGGGAGCACAGAGCTTAAAGATTGACTGCCGACAGGGACAATAGACATAGCAGCACCCACTGCAGCAGAGAACAGCAGCTCGGTGTGCAGAGCAGTGTAACGGAACTGGTGTGATAGTGGACATTTAAGCAGCAGGTGCCCGACTGTagcctttctctttttttgtttgtatctGCTCGTCTTTTCTGGTGTCTAGAGGATCGTGTTTAAAGCTTTTGCGCTAGAGCAAGAAGTTGCTGAATAGGTTCCTAGGTAAGGGCCATTATTGTTAAGAGCCTCTTTTAAGTGAGATGCTGCGGTACTGCGTTGCCGTGATTTCTGAGCCATGTGAGAGGCTGAGGCTCTTGGATGTTATTGAACTCCAGGGCCTGGCCAGCATAATCTAATATAGGGGTTCTCAAAGTTTTTGCAACCAGGGACcctttggggggaaaaaatgattTGGGGGACCCCCAATGATTTATTGACCTCATCTTTGGTGATGTGTGGCTTTTggccattgctgacagagatgtgcaaacacacacaatgcttgtctagtccctttagagaagtactgcaaatagaataggaatcTTTGGAGCAGATCATGTTAataatcctgacctcactagcagtCTCaactctgaatgcaatcaaatcctcacaacaatgctccaaaatctgttttttcctggacagtagagacagttactcaaacaaaagcaggataaactctgttttaataccactgatttcagaagaaacaatgaatgtttttggtgtcccaatacttttgtccatatagtgtcatttccattttcttttcttttctaacCAGTTGACTGTTGGTCAACATGGTTAATCATCTAACAGTGTTTTATACGCTGTCAAACCTTGGGAAAACAAATCAGGCATCGAGGAGTGGAGGAGAAGGCTTTGTTGAGCAGCTGCTATGGTTTTTGCAGTGGTCAGCAGTATTACTGTCCAGAGGGATTTTTGGACATTACAGAGACAGAGTCAAGACTGGTGGGAAAGAATTGTGTGTGGGTTCACTGATACAGAGAACCTGCCATTCCTTTGTAAATGACACCAGAcattactttgtgtgtgtgtgtgtgtatatatatatatatatatgacacttTATGCCAAATAATCTATATATACAAAAGTGTGTTACAGAGCTAGGATCCTGCACCTAATACTTGGTGCTACACATAGGAGGTTACACATTTCCTTCACTCATACTGTAATCACCCACTACACTGCAAGCTCTTTACAAGCTCTTTATCAGCTAGGCACCACCCTTCGTCAGTGTTTTGCTAAATTAAGCATCTCTGGAGGGCTCTGCAGTGAGGCCTGGCGTCCCGGACCCACTCCCCTCCAAGCTCACGTAACAGACTTATCGCTCAACCAGCCTCATAACTGTAGAACCACACTGGCCTCCCTGGTGACTACGGCCGTACCTAGCCCCACTGGCACCAATAACCACCAGTTCTATGTAGACTCTGCTCACTAAAACAACATCCGTACAACACCATACACACCCGCACTGCATCAACATACCTCCACACTGGCCTCTATGGTGCCTAAGACATTACCTAGCCCTAGTCACACCGTTGGTGCATGCTCAGTGCTCATATCCAACATCACATAGAGATTACCTAACAACATGACATGGTTTCAGGCCAGTCTGTGGAAGCTCTCCTAAgttcttagctacattagcctcgcagCTCCAGTTCAAACTTAAAGACACACCAAAcaggtcttggctgatcaactacgTTTGGTGTAAGGGGAAAACTGACATTGCTAATGTATGCTGGAGTTTTAGACGGATTTGCACAGCAACAGGGGACGGTTCCGTTGCTGTATTCTGAAGCTGCGTTGCGGCAGATCTCCCCTGAGCCTGGTGGAGATGTGCAGGTCAGCCTGCGGGGCAGAGGCTGATTACTCAGCAGACTGGACACCAGCCAGGAGCCTCTCAGCTGTCCGCTTCTCCTGAAGCGCAGAGATGGTGCAGACAGGCTAGGACGCCccagcccttttttttttgcttttcagcTCCAAGCTTTATCTATGAAGGGGTCTTTATCTCTTTCAGCCAGTTTGTGTTGAAACCAGACCTTTGGCAAAATGTGTTCCAGCCCAGAGTTGGCTGTGTTTGCAAGCTGTGGTAGCTCCGAGTGAGCTAAACTGTGGTTAAAGTAAGCCATGTTGTTTAATATAAAGTGGATGCTTTGTCATTCTTTGGCTAAATAACATATACACCAAAAGGCCACTTCATTAAGACCACATCCTTTGTTTctgcactcactgtccattttatcagctcccgTTACCATATAGATGcattttgtagttctataacaGATCCCACTTGATCACCACTGAGCAGGTAGgggtggggtcctgaccactgactgtatataaaaaaaagatataccaatcagcaataacattagctacacctgcctaatattgaataggtcccccttgtgccgccacaacggATTTAACCAGTCGAAtcgtggactccacaagacctctaaaggagccctgtggtgtctggcaccaagacatgagcaacagattctttaagtcctgttagttgtgaggtgggacttccatggatcacatcaatgagccttatgtgcccacaagacctgcctgatgtgttGGAGAGTCTCTGACCCAGTCGtgtagccatcacagtttggctaaCTTCTTGTCAAACTTCCCACATCATACAGCGCATCCTAAAAATGCTGAATTTTCTTCTTTAATTTAAAAGACCTTGTGTAcatattatgtattttataatGGCTTCTAATATGGCTCAGTCAATGTGattaaaactgtgtgtgtgtgtgtgttttccacagATACAGTAGCCCAGCTTATTCCAGATGAAGGCACACCCATGCATGCCCGGGTACAGCAGTACCGAGAGCTGTTGGACGGCCTGCCCATGGATGCCTACACGCATGGCTGCATCCTCCACCCCGAACTCACCACCGACTCCATGATCCCAAAGTACGCCACTGCTGAAATACGTAGTAAGTGATGCCACAATTTAGTGCTTTCTGGTACTCTAAACACACTCTAAACACGTCCACTGTAGACAGTTTCCTGTGATGCCACAATTTCCTGTGGGGTAGTGCAGTGTTTCAGGTAGTTTGAGCCTGATAGCTTACTTTTAGATACATCCaataaaaagaaagtttatTGCTTCTGTCATTAAAAAAAGGATTTAGTAATAAAACCCTTTGTCATCAGTgtccggagtcagagagagcataattggccatgctctctcccctcttcactctaaaagcaatgttggccggcacaggctcCTGTTAGCTGGTTTGCTAGACCTGGCGCTATTTTGCAAGCGTGTTGGCTGACCAGTGGCTGGCTTCAAATGTTTCAGAGAAGATGTGTTAagttcttaccctcctagtgacAGAAGCTTGCTAGTGCTAAGGGTGTtgtgaacaggtgggttaattgataGCAACAAACTGtgtgaaacataaaaaaaacagtcaaattACTATTGTAGATTGATGTGCTTCATCACTGCAAATTTAAACCAAATAAACTAACATTTAAAGAGAACATCAGATCAATATCTGATTCCCACCCACTGGATTGGTCTTCCCTCATCATATGATGCTGCCAGTGCTGGGAGGGGGAAGACTAGCGTGTGCTTCTTCTAAGACAGCAACATCATTGGAAGAAAAGCTAACTGCCAACTCTGTCACTTCGCACAACAAGTGACAGAGTTGGTCAGCGCTGACTAGCATTGCACAGAGCAAATTGGATATAGGGAGGGCCTCCCAGGGATGGTTATGGCTGTGATGTTGCCAGGGACCATCTCCCAATGATAGCGTCAACGATTAGACACGCAGTAGCCCTGTTTTCCTGACTTTATAACATTTATTGATGACCCATCTTCAGATAACCGGAGAAGACCCTCCTCACCTTCCTGTATGCACAATTTAACCACTTATAATTACTTTAAATGCAAAGTAAGCTTCATTTATATTGACTGATTGATCACATTCAGGATCAGTTGCAAGGTACgcataggaagaccagccaaaagggagttgcagtagtcaagcctTGAgatgacgagagactgaacaagcacctgggtgacctctctagagaggaaagtTCAAACTCTAATCTGTCTTTTAAGCATTCTAAAAAACCCCGGTGTGACCTGGGCTTACAACCTTAATGCTTGGACACTGCTGCGGGATGTTGTAGGGATCGGGATTGGAGTGTCCTGAATAAAATGCAAATCAACGTGCCCTTCTGCCCTGTCCCTCACAAGGACATTGAGCAAAGCACAGCTGCCTTAAGTGTTGACCTTGCATTAGCGTAATACCTCAGCTGTGAAAGAAGGCTACGGTGCTAGCTGCTTGAACTACAGTCCCCTGGTACTGAATCTGTGAACTGCATTGCTCAGGCATTACGCAATGAACCAGGGCAGTAAATCAAGGCCAGAGACATGATCCAGACAGAAGTCTTGCAGTTGAATTAATTAGGTCGGGAAAGCCCTGCATAACTCCTAATAAATCTCCTTTATGGCAAATGTTGTTGGAAGTTCTCCCTCTGCTAGATGGTGTTTATCAGGGGCATTGACTTGATTTCTGGGTGTGAAAATCTTATtacaggccttaattagttgtCAAGTCGCCCAATCTGCTTTTTCTGCTTCCAATTATGGAACACCTCAGCAAGAGTCTTGTAGCTGTTACTATTTCAGCAGAATAATGTTGCTTTGTGTTCATGCCTACTTTCTGCTTCAGAGTGCAGTCTCAAGTGCACTCCTTGTGAAAGGTTTAGGGACCAGAAAAAACAGTATAAATAGTAGAATGACAACCTACTTCGAAAACATATGAGACCAGGTCATATACACTAGATGCTGCattggacatacaaggttaacAGACTCTCCTACTATGAAATCTTTGGCTGAAAGTCTGAAAGTTCTGGCTCCCTTTATTGCTCTGCCTGACAAAATTCTAACAACCCGTAACTaaggcaccatttaaggtggaacagcaAATTCCTCTCTGttgggatgcgctgtatgttgtgggaagactaatCAGTGGACAGATTTGATGAATTAACAGACTAAAGGGGTTAGGAGACGAGAGTTCCCCACACTGCAAAACAATGAATAATTCACCACCACGACAAATGGCAACTCCCTATAGCACCAACAATAAAGGACATCTTCAGCCAAACCAAAGCTCGAAAAAACACTGATCAAGTTCCTATCAAGTACAAGAGTAAAAACATGAATATGACCCCCCCATGACAGTATCCAACAAAGTCGCTCCTGAGAGGAAAATTGCCTGTGAGCTGCCCTGGCTTTAAACCCCCGTTATCTTGCAGTCGACTTATGGGAGGTGGGTGAAATGGGCAGGTGTGAAGACCTGACCAACTTTGACAAGGGTATATGGTGAGAGCACTGGATCAGAGGATCTCTGAAAGAGTAAACCTTGGGATTCTACCAGTCAGCAGTGTTGAGGACCAAGAAGGGACATGTCATGAATCAGCAACAGGATTTTGAGCACAAGGTCAGTGAACGCTATCCCATCTGGTCTGAACTGACAGAAGGGCCAGTCTCACAGAAATGTTTAATGTTATTGGAGGAATGTTTCAGAACACACAGTGTAGCAACCCCTAACCAGTCAAGAGTGCCCATACTAACCCCCGTCCACCATCAAATGCAGCTAAAATGACACACAAGTGTCGGACCGTGGAATGATGCAAGATGGCTGCTTGGCTATTCTGAAATGAGTCCAATTCCCGATGGCGCCACTTCACAACTAAccggacttaaaggatctgctgtaacatcttggtgccagataccacaaggtgccttcagaggtcttgtagatggagctgttttggcagcacagaGAGGACCATATTATGTTATAACACTAACGGTCAAGGTGAGTTAGCCTTGTTAGGGATATTGTCTTTTAAGCCGCTTGTCAAGTAAAAAGGAAAATGCAGTAGTTCCTCTATCacctccctctgtgtctgaggcagcttagtccagtttgttgtcaAGGGACAGAGCGAAAGAACAGACTGTCTTTTTAGATTAGTGTTTAGCCCACCGGTTTCCTCTCACACTGCCTGTGGCACTCTCTAAATACGCCTTTACATCTAAATTGCCTTTACAGTcagtgagccaaaacattaagacctgCCTAATATATGCTGATAGCCAGCTGCGTGCCAATGGAACAGCTTATTCTACAAGATtgctgaaggtgtcctgtggtatctgaatCCAAGATGTTAGCATCAGATCCCTGAACTTTTGTCACTTGAGAAGTGGATCCACTGCAGATTCTGTGCAACCCACAGATACAGTGATGCATGGGTATCTGGCCATCAAGTGAtgtaaaacaaaacagggctccgagtggtccagcagactgcCACTATGCTGCTATGACCCCAGaattgctggtttgaatcccaggtcagcagctggagccagagagagcacaatttttCTTtcagagtgggtagatggctctctttctccccaGTAAGCTCTCTTTTTCCGAGAGTGACATCCGGTGACGTGCAGCATTAGCAGAAGTTAAAAAATCCTCACCCTCCTTGTGTCGAGAGCATTACATATGATGGGGAGAGTGCCAACTGTAATTGGTAATTTAATTGGATATCGAAAATTGGGGTgaaaaattgggtaaaaatttaaataaatcaataataataaaaatgaaaacaggcggtggacaggggttagcatgggcactctgactaGTCTGCCGCTACGCAGCAGGATGTGAAGCACTGCGAGTTGGGGTGTGTTGGGACACaatagcctttctgtcagttcCGTCCAGATGGGATAGCTTTCATTGGCCTTACAAATTGATGAACTATAGAACTATTGGTGAGCAGTGTAGTATATTTGGCTGATTTTAAGCAGTGCTGAAGGTACAGTATGGAGTTATCGCTGTGATCTTTTTCTCTCTAAGGACACTTGGCCAACGCAGCATCTGAACTGATGAAGCTAGACCACGAGGAGCCACAGCTGACAGAGCCATACCTTTCCAAGCAGAAAAAACTCATGGTGAGATACTGTGTAATGTCTTGGGCATTGATTTCCCAAGGTTATTTTATCCTCATACATTACTGTATATAAGTCCTGGGACATATGACACAAGAAGACGTCAGCAACTAAACCTATGTTAGTCCCACTGTACTAACATAcattgtatgtccaaaagtttaaggacaccccttttaatgaatgcattcagctactttaagttgcatccattgctgacacagatgtgcaaatgcatgctttctcacacgcacacacaactTGTCAAGTCCTTGTAGCTCAGATTCATCTTGTTCGCCAGGCAAAGATCTTGGACCATGACAACGTGAACTACCTGAAGAAGATCCTTGGCGAGTTGGCAATGGTGCTAGACCAAGTTGAAGCAGAACTTGAGAAGAGAAAGCTGGAATATCAAGGTaggtttttttatattttactgaCCCTACTAATAGCAATGCAGGATGATATAGGAATCATATTGGCATTGGCAGATACTTGATTGGCATTGTGCAGATGTTGAGATGATGACATTTCAAAATGATTCACCATAAATAATCTTATATAGTCATCGTTTTGGCTTAATCTGGGAAGTGGGTCTGGGGAAACAACCACAAAAGGTATTTTAGACATcttattgaatattttaagGATTGTGGGGACAACAGTGTAATGAGATTATAAATACTGAGCAATAATGATATATTTATCATAAATGTATGAATCATCTGCTTCTGGGTATTCTAAATAAGAATTTTACAGCTCATTTGGACACATCTAAAATATGGGATGCATGATGATATTGAAATCTTAAAAAACTTAAAACATGGCATCAGATGGAGAATTAGATTTTAGCCATACTTCCAACTTATATGTAAACTGTTGATCATTATGTTATGTATTTATTGGCCTCTATAACCTTACATACGTGGATGTTGTCCtaatttgtacattttgtaaATCCAGTATTAGTTTAGGTCAAACCTATCAGATTTTGGCCTCATTTTGCTGCACTACTAAATTCTAGCCTCCTTCTAGGGGTGGGCAAAAATGTTTACCGTATTGTGTTTTGTTCTCATCCTACagaatatgcttttctaagcgtATTTAGAATATAGGCAGCACTTTTCATAACAACAAGTGGTTTAATTAGTGcagtgcagcagattttgaaaaaaaaatcactatgggagagtatctgaacagcagtttttaagaatctgtcgctactgatgcattttgtctgatGTCTAAACCCTTTGATGCACAGGACTAGCATATTATATCAGCATCTAATTGTTAACTGGATTTCATACTTTTAAAAGGTAGTGTTATGGCTTTAATGTGTGTTCTGCACTGACAGTGAACTTTCTCGGCTTTGGTGCTCCTGCAATCTTGTACAGTACTGCTCTGCTCTTCTTGCCCACTGACAGGTCAAAAGTGTGAATTGTGGCTTTGTGGACCTGACTTTACGCTAGCTGATATATGTCTCGGGGCCACGTTGCACCGGCTCAAGTTCTTGGGACTTTCAAAGAAATACTGGGAGGACGGCAGTCGACCCAACCTCCAGTCGTTTTTCGAGCGGGTGCAGAAGCGCTACGCTTTCCGCAAGGTGTTGGGCGACATCCACACTACCTTACTATCAGCAGTTCTACCCAATGCATTCCGAATGGTAAAAAAGAAGCCACCGTCCTTCTTCGGGGCCTCCTTCTTAATGGGGTCCCTGGGGGGGATGG
Protein-coding sequences here:
- the gdap1l1 gene encoding ganglioside-induced differentiation-associated protein 1-like 1, whose protein sequence is MASSNNVTPTNCSWWPISAMEEDGRIPDGEDGHEPAIEQPKPFSKDRLVLYHWTQSFSSQKVRLVINEKGLLCEERDVSLPLTEHKEPWFMRLNLGEEVPVFIHGDTIVSDYNQIIEYLETNFVGDTVAQLIPDEGTPMHARVQQYRELLDGLPMDAYTHGCILHPELTTDSMIPKYATAEIRRHLANAASELMKLDHEEPQLTEPYLSKQKKLMAKILDHDNVNYLKKILGELAMVLDQVEAELEKRKLEYQGQKCELWLCGPDFTLADICLGATLHRLKFLGLSKKYWEDGSRPNLQSFFERVQKRYAFRKVLGDIHTTLLSAVLPNAFRMVKKKPPSFFGASFLMGSLGGMGYFAYWFLKKKYM